A stretch of Candidatus Baltobacteraceae bacterium DNA encodes these proteins:
- a CDS encoding GspE/PulE family protein, whose protein sequence is MTLNGQGPSGLADLSAVLLEPEAFRRVPRHLAMRHDVLSIASDGNVLTIAVPDLEDQEALDRVRLATGMHVRALRAPRDAIRAKLAEAYDAEGQDEAPAVRALERMHERAIRANASDVHIEPIRGGGRIRERLDGILHEVQRLPEELFTHVVSRVKLLAGMDIADKRAPQDGRYTIDIENRAIDARVSSMPTVFGEKLVVRLLDHQTRIPSLESLGMPARTLERYRRLVHAPHGFVVVCGPTGSGKTTTLYATLAERNIDAQNLCSVEDPVEVRIPGVAQVQVNARAGVTFASALRGFLRQDPNVIMVGEMRDAETASTAVSAALSGSLVLTTLHSNDAPRTLERLLELGITRHSIAAGLTAIVAQRLVRRLCSECRSMRPIDSNAAIEFGVADTSLVYFGRGCGSCNGTGYCGRTGIFEFIFANDALRDAIARGASSVQIAAIARETGYEPLLADGVRRALAGETSFDELRRVLTIETES, encoded by the coding sequence GTGACATTGAACGGACAAGGACCGTCCGGGCTCGCCGACCTCTCCGCGGTTTTGTTAGAACCGGAGGCGTTTCGGCGCGTGCCGCGCCACCTCGCGATGCGGCACGACGTGCTCTCGATCGCGAGCGATGGAAACGTATTAACGATCGCGGTTCCCGATCTTGAGGATCAGGAGGCCCTCGATCGCGTCAGACTCGCGACGGGTATGCACGTGCGGGCGTTGCGCGCCCCGCGCGACGCGATCCGCGCGAAACTGGCCGAAGCCTATGATGCGGAAGGGCAGGACGAAGCGCCGGCGGTGCGGGCCCTCGAGCGAATGCACGAGCGGGCAATTCGCGCGAACGCAAGCGACGTGCACATCGAACCGATCCGTGGCGGCGGCCGAATTCGGGAGCGTCTCGATGGCATCTTGCACGAAGTGCAGCGCCTCCCGGAGGAACTCTTCACTCACGTTGTCTCGCGGGTCAAATTGCTCGCGGGAATGGACATTGCCGACAAGCGGGCACCGCAAGACGGCCGGTACACCATCGACATCGAGAATCGGGCGATCGATGCGAGGGTTAGTTCGATGCCGACGGTCTTCGGCGAGAAACTCGTCGTGCGATTGCTGGATCACCAGACGCGGATTCCAAGTCTGGAGAGCTTGGGGATGCCCGCGCGAACGTTGGAGCGCTATCGCCGCCTGGTTCACGCTCCTCACGGCTTCGTCGTCGTCTGCGGTCCCACGGGCAGCGGCAAGACGACGACGCTCTATGCGACTCTGGCAGAGCGCAACATCGACGCGCAAAATCTGTGCAGCGTCGAGGACCCGGTGGAGGTTCGCATTCCCGGCGTGGCCCAAGTGCAGGTCAACGCGCGAGCCGGCGTTACGTTTGCCTCGGCGCTGCGCGGCTTCTTGCGTCAAGATCCCAACGTCATCATGGTAGGTGAGATGCGCGATGCCGAAACGGCTTCCACCGCCGTATCGGCGGCGCTGAGCGGGTCGCTCGTTCTAACGACGCTGCACAGCAACGACGCACCGCGCACGCTCGAACGGCTGCTGGAACTCGGCATCACTCGCCATTCGATCGCGGCCGGCCTGACGGCGATCGTCGCGCAACGATTGGTGCGCCGTCTTTGTTCCGAATGTCGATCGATGCGCCCGATCGACTCAAACGCGGCGATCGAATTCGGCGTAGCCGATACGAGTCTCGTCTACTTCGGGCGTGGATGCGGCAGTTGTAACGGAACCGGCTATTGCGGCCGAACGGGCATCTTCGAATTTATCTTCGCCAACGACGCTCTACGCGACGCCATAGCGCGGGGCGCATCCAGCGTGCAGATCGCCGCTATCGCCCGCGAAACCGGCTACGAGCCGCTGCTCGCCGACGGCGTGAGGCGAGCGCTTGCGGGAGAGACGAGTTTCGACGAGCTCCGTCGCGTTCTCACGATCGAAACCGAATCGTGA
- the pilM gene encoding pilus assembly protein PilM — protein MKRIISQLGVDLGTTRLRVALSETDGSKSRIAAVAVRDIAAGSSSSGEIPEPDYVAALLEETVAELGTRARRCICAIGEPDATLRSIVLPPMTAPERIRVARFEAQRYAAFPLDEAAVRIYPAGPHLPGVHALGIARAAALASRAGVLRAAGLKAIAMDHEACAFARLFGTFDAVVDVGHRRSSLHVFESGIPSTLHVDSGGAEITRGIERDLSIDERSAEKRKRILGTVGAGETARLQLAADIASLIETARNRRARLGHIALVGNGARLPGLAADIESATGAIVELPASDALRGAYPDDVLRASAPDWSLASGLALWGLAA, from the coding sequence GTGAAGAGAATCATCTCACAGCTTGGCGTCGATCTCGGGACGACGCGCCTGCGCGTGGCTCTGTCGGAAACGGACGGGTCGAAGAGCCGTATCGCGGCGGTGGCCGTGCGCGATATCGCCGCCGGCTCGTCGTCATCGGGCGAAATACCCGAACCCGACTACGTCGCCGCGCTTTTGGAAGAAACCGTCGCGGAGCTTGGAACGCGCGCACGGCGCTGCATCTGCGCGATCGGCGAGCCCGATGCGACGCTGCGCTCGATCGTGTTGCCGCCGATGACGGCGCCCGAGCGCATTCGGGTTGCCCGCTTTGAAGCGCAGCGATATGCGGCGTTTCCCCTCGACGAAGCGGCCGTTCGGATCTACCCGGCCGGCCCGCATTTGCCGGGCGTCCACGCACTGGGAATCGCGCGTGCCGCCGCCCTGGCGAGTCGGGCCGGGGTTCTCCGAGCCGCCGGCCTTAAAGCGATAGCAATGGATCACGAAGCCTGCGCCTTCGCCCGGCTTTTTGGCACGTTCGATGCCGTGGTCGACGTCGGTCATCGGCGCAGCAGCCTGCACGTGTTCGAGAGCGGAATCCCATCAACGCTGCACGTCGATTCCGGCGGAGCGGAGATAACGCGCGGTATCGAACGCGACCTTTCCATCGACGAGCGTTCGGCCGAAAAACGGAAACGAATCCTGGGTACGGTCGGCGCCGGCGAAACCGCTCGTCTCCAGTTGGCAGCGGACATCGCGTCCTTAATTGAAACGGCGCGCAACCGACGAGCTCGACTTGGACACATCGCTCTGGTCGGGAACGGGGCTCGCCTCCCCGGGCTCGCCGCCGACATCGAATCGGCGACAGGCGCGATCGTGGAACTTCCGGCTAGCGACGCGCTCCGAGGAGCCTACCCCGACGACGTGCTCCGTGCCAGCGCGCCGGATTGGAGTCTCGCAAGCGGCCTTGCGTTGTGGGGGCTTGCGGCGTGA
- a CDS encoding type II secretion system F family protein → MTGQLFYYTARDVRGAFVRGSVEAVSDATALASLRTRALFVTSLERAGTARGTLVGALQFGSVKQAALVAFFRSFATLLSAGVAMRRSLEVTIEQGTDARLGEALRGILHDIEGGNTLSDAMARHPREFHRLYVAMVRAGEVGGVLDEVLEWLAAFLERDRSLRKRVAASLAYPAVVALTACSLVVFLLTSVVPMFENMYQQMHVALPPITSFLIHLGAALRSAKLWAAVGVVAISGLVCCTRFRKALASARALGAARLRVPVLGAIARKATLARMARMLGILLRSGVGLVAALDVVAGVVGNVIYEEHLALVGVALAHGDTLAAPLATSRLYDPLFVQMIRVGEETGALDSMLARVAEYYETDVEAALGALGSILEPVTIVLLGGIVGFIVSAIFIPLYTLIGNIK, encoded by the coding sequence ATGACGGGTCAGCTCTTTTACTACACCGCGAGGGATGTCCGCGGCGCGTTCGTTCGGGGGTCGGTTGAGGCGGTGAGCGACGCGACGGCACTCGCGAGTTTACGAACGCGAGCCTTGTTCGTTACGTCGCTCGAGCGGGCCGGAACGGCGCGCGGCACCCTCGTGGGAGCGTTGCAGTTCGGCTCCGTCAAGCAAGCCGCGCTCGTCGCATTCTTTCGTTCGTTTGCGACGCTGCTTTCGGCCGGCGTTGCGATGCGGCGGTCGCTCGAGGTGACGATCGAGCAGGGAACGGATGCACGGCTCGGCGAGGCGCTTCGCGGAATTCTTCACGACATCGAAGGCGGCAATACGTTGAGCGATGCGATGGCCCGGCATCCCCGTGAATTTCATCGGCTCTACGTCGCAATGGTGCGTGCCGGAGAAGTGGGCGGCGTGCTCGACGAGGTCCTCGAGTGGCTGGCTGCCTTTCTCGAGCGCGATCGCAGCCTTCGCAAGCGCGTGGCCGCATCGCTGGCCTATCCTGCAGTAGTGGCCCTTACGGCGTGTTCGCTCGTGGTGTTCTTGCTGACATCGGTCGTGCCCATGTTTGAAAATATGTACCAGCAGATGCACGTCGCGCTGCCGCCGATTACATCGTTTCTGATTCATCTGGGCGCGGCGCTTCGAAGCGCAAAGCTCTGGGCAGCCGTCGGGGTCGTCGCGATAAGCGGGCTCGTCTGCTGCACCCGGTTTCGGAAGGCGCTTGCCTCGGCGCGCGCACTCGGCGCGGCGCGACTCCGGGTTCCCGTTCTCGGAGCTATCGCGCGCAAGGCCACGCTGGCGCGAATGGCTCGCATGCTCGGGATTCTTCTGCGATCCGGGGTGGGGCTGGTTGCGGCTCTCGACGTGGTCGCGGGCGTCGTTGGAAACGTGATCTACGAAGAACATCTCGCGCTCGTAGGCGTGGCTCTGGCACATGGCGACACGCTAGCGGCTCCGCTGGCAACCAGCCGCCTTTACGATCCCTTGTTCGTGCAAATGATTCGCGTTGGCGAGGAGACCGGCGCGCTCGATTCGATGCTCGCTCGGGTTGCAGAGTACTACGAGACGGACGTAGAGGCCGCACTCGGCGCACTCGGTTCGATTCTCGAACCCGTCACGATCGTGCTCCTCGGCGGCATCGTGGGATTCATCGTTTCGGCCATCTTTATTCCACTCTATACGCTGATTGGGAATATTAAATGA
- a CDS encoding sigma-70 family RNA polymerase sigma factor: MIAIDAALRFWIGERSPENRDRLVAQYRYLCVRAARKFYRPGVERADLEQVAAIGLLKACDRYDSRQATPFEAFAWLFVLGELMHYVRDYERMVRPPRRLRSLERRWQEAYDALTVELGREPRGCELAERMDVTAETLEEVRAYRERAVPTPLHDLHPRQLRPAAYTMDDREDRLMLEHALERLTPTERTIILAHYARGYSQLEVARRLGYSQRHISRLHARALKKMQPVWVQKTQPAGTSVDVAAIVDGSTS; the protein is encoded by the coding sequence ATGATTGCAATAGATGCGGCACTTCGATTTTGGATCGGAGAGCGCTCGCCGGAAAATCGCGACCGCCTCGTCGCTCAATATCGTTACCTCTGCGTGCGCGCGGCCCGCAAGTTCTATCGGCCGGGCGTGGAGCGCGCGGATCTCGAACAGGTTGCGGCAATCGGGCTGCTCAAGGCTTGCGATCGCTACGACTCGCGCCAAGCGACGCCGTTCGAAGCGTTTGCGTGGCTCTTCGTGCTCGGCGAACTCATGCACTACGTTCGCGACTATGAGCGGATGGTGCGGCCGCCGCGGCGACTGCGATCGCTCGAGCGTCGTTGGCAAGAAGCGTACGACGCCTTAACCGTCGAGCTTGGACGCGAGCCGCGGGGCTGCGAACTCGCCGAGCGGATGGACGTCACTGCCGAGACGCTGGAAGAGGTGCGCGCGTACCGCGAGCGCGCGGTTCCGACGCCGCTTCACGATCTCCATCCGCGCCAACTGCGGCCGGCGGCCTATACGATGGACGATCGTGAGGATCGCCTCATGCTCGAGCACGCGCTGGAACGGCTCACTCCGACCGAACGGACCATCATCTTGGCCCACTACGCTCGCGGCTATAGCCAGTTGGAGGTTGCGCGCCGGCTCGGCTATTCGCAACGGCACATTTCTCGCTTGCATGCGCGGGCGTTAAAGAAGATGCAACCGGTGTGGGTCCAGAAAACGCAACCTGCGGGCACTTCCGTCGACGTAGCGGCAATCGTCGACGGGAGTACGTCATGA
- a CDS encoding tetratricopeptide repeat protein: MTRARRFLVAAASLSVAALLFRAQLGAALVVRGDDFLYRSDARQARTYYARALRFDPDSESAADRYVFFGLQVRTHASLDAAIGVASAYLRRHPDDGAILADRALAYLIERRYDKAEPDFERAARASRDPRYFTFAGWAALRAGRESVARDLFDRALTIDPRFRPARYALREVTL, encoded by the coding sequence GTGACGCGGGCCAGGCGCTTTCTCGTAGCCGCCGCGAGCCTGAGTGTTGCGGCGTTGCTCTTCAGAGCGCAACTTGGGGCGGCGCTGGTCGTGCGCGGCGATGATTTCTTATATCGCAGCGACGCGCGCCAGGCGCGCACGTATTACGCGCGAGCGCTTCGATTCGATCCCGATAGCGAGAGTGCGGCAGACCGTTACGTGTTTTTCGGCCTGCAAGTGCGAACGCACGCCTCTCTCGATGCCGCGATCGGCGTTGCCTCGGCCTATTTGCGGCGCCATCCCGATGACGGCGCGATCCTGGCGGATCGCGCGCTCGCGTATCTGATCGAACGGCGTTACGACAAAGCCGAGCCGGATTTCGAACGAGCGGCGCGAGCGTCCCGCGATCCCCGATACTTCACGTTCGCCGGCTGGGCGGCCCTACGCGCCGGACGCGAGAGCGTTGCCCGGGACCTGTTCGATCGCGCGCTTACGATCGATCCTCGCTTCCGCCCGGCACGATACGCGCTGCGCGAGGTGACGTTATGA
- a CDS encoding cytochrome c biogenesis protein CcdA — protein MFDPIAGGLRAVSSHSAQAPGLVLLAGLASSVGPCVAPRFIAVAALAANRPRREALGISLVFILGLASAYVGFGVVAALVGRLVAISHAIYAVVGTGMLLGGLISLWRSPSDCLHYSRASAGAPSFGATFLLGSSFALVVSPCCTPLLVGILAYTSGLGDPGYGAFLLGAFALGHSAPVLLAGAGASGVCSALRRPALRQAANVVNAALMVALAGYYAVIA, from the coding sequence GTGTTCGATCCAATCGCCGGCGGACTGCGGGCCGTGAGTTCCCATTCTGCGCAAGCGCCCGGGTTGGTTTTGCTTGCGGGTCTGGCGTCGAGTGTCGGGCCGTGCGTCGCGCCGCGCTTTATCGCTGTCGCCGCCCTGGCCGCAAATCGGCCTCGCCGGGAGGCGCTCGGGATCTCGCTCGTGTTTATTCTCGGGTTAGCGAGCGCGTACGTCGGATTCGGCGTCGTTGCGGCACTAGTTGGACGTCTGGTAGCGATCTCTCACGCAATTTATGCGGTGGTTGGAACGGGCATGCTTCTCGGCGGCCTAATCTCGCTTTGGCGCTCGCCATCGGATTGTCTTCATTATTCACGCGCTTCGGCAGGGGCGCCATCGTTTGGCGCGACGTTCTTGCTCGGGTCATCGTTCGCACTGGTGGTTTCCCCGTGTTGCACGCCGTTGCTCGTAGGCATTCTCGCCTATACTTCCGGTCTCGGCGATCCCGGATACGGCGCGTTCTTGCTTGGCGCATTCGCGCTCGGGCATAGCGCGCCGGTACTGCTCGCTGGCGCGGGCGCCTCGGGGGTATGTTCGGCCCTGCGGCGCCCCGCGCTCCGGCAGGCAGCGAACGTGGTGAACGCCGCGCTCATGGTGGCATTGGCCGGCTATTACGCGGTCATCGCGTGA
- a CDS encoding PilN domain-containing protein: MIQFDFLHDPRPAYVRRVLEMRIPGAVQNAILGLAGALVVLTGTWGIESYRLRQADEVESRYQTRFDRSVIELARTKVAYDRLQRMVALDSQIATIERSGNDDASRLAEIANRLPPHAWLTSISRDAGGIAIEGRARDFTVVGRTIGGLAKSALLQNPTLLEASSVSQADGDGEIRYRVHLDGVRP; this comes from the coding sequence GTGATCCAATTTGATTTCCTGCACGATCCGCGTCCGGCGTACGTGCGTCGTGTTCTCGAAATGCGCATCCCGGGTGCGGTGCAGAATGCGATACTCGGTTTGGCCGGAGCGCTCGTCGTTTTGACGGGCACGTGGGGGATCGAATCGTATCGTTTGCGCCAGGCCGACGAGGTCGAGTCGCGCTATCAAACGCGTTTCGATCGCAGCGTCATCGAGCTCGCCCGAACGAAGGTTGCTTACGATCGCTTGCAGCGAATGGTGGCTCTCGACAGCCAAATCGCAACGATCGAACGCTCCGGCAACGACGATGCGAGCCGCCTGGCCGAGATCGCCAACCGGTTGCCGCCGCACGCGTGGCTGACGTCGATTTCTCGCGACGCCGGCGGAATTGCGATCGAAGGGAGAGCGCGGGACTTCACGGTCGTCGGCCGTACGATCGGCGGACTCGCAAAGAGCGCGCTTCTGCAAAATCCCACGTTACTCGAAGCATCGAGCGTTTCGCAAGCAGATGGAGACGGCGAGATCCGCTACCGGGTGCATCTCGATGGCGTACGTCCGTGA
- a CDS encoding prepilin-type N-terminal cleavage/methylation domain-containing protein yields MKNQRGFTLIEMMVVVAIIAILAALLIPNFSRARAQAQTATCISNLKTIGTALELYYTDHQYYPTATTQAIDKTYLQATGSPLNGYLNQVPVDPAAGGSGSYEYSTQSTTANNGVAGYQIWCPGTHDPNTLQSVSPGTTSKYLRYDNVNGLSAVSGQGS; encoded by the coding sequence ATGAAGAATCAGCGCGGATTTACGCTTATAGAAATGATGGTCGTCGTGGCGATCATCGCCATCCTCGCAGCGCTGCTGATTCCGAATTTTTCACGTGCGAGGGCGCAAGCCCAAACGGCGACGTGCATATCGAACCTCAAGACGATTGGCACGGCGCTCGAGTTGTACTATACAGATCATCAGTACTACCCGACCGCGACAACGCAGGCGATCGACAAAACCTACCTGCAGGCAACGGGCAGTCCGCTCAACGGATACCTCAATCAAGTTCCGGTGGATCCGGCCGCCGGCGGGTCCGGCAGTTACGAATACTCGACGCAGAGCACGACGGCGAACAATGGCGTAGCCGGGTATCAGATCTGGTGTCCCGGCACGCACGACCCCAACACGCTGCAAAGCGTGAGTCCCGGAACGACCTCCAAATATTTGCGCTACGATAACGTGAACGGATTGAGCGCGGTTTCGGGGCAGGGTTCGTAA
- a CDS encoding A24 family peptidase, translating into MIEKILACALNVCVIVAFVLAADDEARRQSLPLRFGGVATAAALAFGSIGGALLANAGAAWEKAGITVGLAAAIVCAVTDAQTGYVFDRVTRPALIAIVACAAIGGTLPAAIAGGASGGGILLALFAASGGRGIGLGDVKLAACIGASLGAFGAAVALGAAFVLGGAYGLYQLATGRASRGDAIRFAPYLTSGMVLALLLGAVA; encoded by the coding sequence ATGATCGAGAAAATCTTGGCATGCGCGCTGAACGTTTGCGTCATCGTCGCATTCGTGCTGGCGGCCGACGACGAGGCGCGTCGTCAATCGCTGCCACTGCGATTCGGCGGGGTTGCGACCGCTGCCGCACTCGCGTTCGGATCGATCGGGGGAGCGCTGCTCGCAAACGCCGGCGCCGCTTGGGAAAAGGCCGGAATTACGGTAGGTCTCGCGGCGGCGATCGTGTGCGCCGTAACCGACGCGCAAACTGGGTACGTTTTCGATCGGGTAACCAGGCCGGCCCTCATTGCGATTGTCGCATGCGCCGCAATCGGCGGCACGCTCCCGGCGGCGATTGCGGGGGGCGCCAGCGGAGGAGGGATTCTGCTGGCCCTATTTGCCGCAAGCGGCGGTCGCGGAATCGGACTCGGGGACGTAAAGCTCGCCGCGTGTATCGGCGCGTCGTTGGGAGCATTCGGCGCCGCCGTTGCACTGGGAGCCGCGTTCGTGCTCGGAGGCGCATACGGGCTCTACCAACTGGCGACCGGCCGTGCATCGCGCGGAGACGCGATTCGTTTCGCGCCATACCTGACCTCGGGCATGGTACTCGCTCTGCTTCTTGGTGCGGTCGCGTGA
- a CDS encoding PilT/PilU family type 4a pilus ATPase: protein MSAALAEVRVDEVLRLARLRNASDVHIAPSYRPVLRVDGSLETQTTMAPTAGEVERIANALLDAYAAKRLARTGDATATYRDAESGSFRVHAYRTAGGIALAIRALAQSVPSLETLQLSPAVGAFGERANGLVLFAGPTGSGKSTVLAALVDAINRNESRHIVTIEDPVEYEHRSMRSIVSQREVGRDVVSFSAAIHGALRSDPDVIMVGEMRESDTMHAALTAAETGHLVFATLHTADAPQTVDRVISAFSGGMQDQVRVALAQVLAGVVCLRLIPRSDGRGRRAAAEVLVATDAVRSLIREGKTHQLRNAISTGRHVGMQTLESHLTDLVLRREVDIETAKRFAERPNEVRLFERDASA, encoded by the coding sequence GTGAGCGCGGCTCTTGCGGAAGTCCGCGTCGATGAGGTCTTGCGACTCGCGCGCCTGCGCAACGCGTCGGACGTTCACATCGCACCAAGCTATAGACCGGTGCTGCGCGTCGATGGGAGCCTCGAAACGCAGACGACGATGGCGCCGACGGCCGGCGAAGTCGAACGGATCGCCAACGCACTCCTGGATGCGTACGCAGCGAAACGGCTGGCGCGAACCGGGGACGCGACGGCGACCTATCGGGACGCAGAGTCCGGCTCCTTTCGCGTTCACGCCTATCGCACGGCCGGCGGCATAGCTTTGGCGATTCGCGCACTCGCGCAGAGCGTGCCGTCTCTCGAAACGCTGCAGCTCTCCCCAGCCGTAGGGGCCTTTGGCGAGCGGGCGAACGGCCTCGTGCTCTTCGCTGGTCCCACCGGCAGCGGGAAGTCGACCGTGCTCGCCGCGCTCGTAGATGCGATAAACCGGAACGAGTCGCGACACATCGTTACGATTGAAGATCCCGTCGAGTACGAACATCGATCCATGCGCTCGATCGTGAGCCAGCGCGAGGTCGGCCGCGACGTCGTTTCGTTTTCGGCCGCGATCCACGGAGCGCTGCGAAGCGATCCAGACGTGATCATGGTGGGGGAGATGCGCGAGTCCGATACGATGCATGCGGCGCTCACCGCCGCCGAAACCGGTCATTTGGTCTTTGCAACCCTTCACACCGCGGATGCTCCGCAAACGGTCGATCGTGTGATTAGCGCATTCAGCGGCGGCATGCAGGATCAAGTCCGGGTCGCGCTCGCACAAGTGCTGGCCGGCGTCGTCTGTCTGCGGTTGATTCCCCGATCCGATGGCCGCGGGCGCAGGGCCGCAGCCGAGGTGCTGGTCGCCACCGATGCGGTTCGCTCCCTCATACGCGAAGGCAAGACGCATCAACTGCGCAATGCGATTTCGACGGGCCGCCACGTCGGTATGCAGACGCTTGAATCGCACTTGACGGACCTCGTATTGCGGCGCGAGGTGGACATAGAAACGGCTAAGCGCTTTGCCGAGCGGCCGAATGAGGTGCGGCTCTTCGAACGAGATGCGTCCGCATGA